A genomic segment from Lujinxingia sediminis encodes:
- a CDS encoding cell division protein ZapA: MSSQSTKTGSGRRAPTSVSDTASGSGPIQIEIRGQKMTIRSDRDATFVRNLARYIDHKAEELQTAAPSAPIDKLMMLASMNVAEELFEAREELHRMRVQLKETTETLVDLITQVEEA, encoded by the coding sequence AAGACCGGTTCAGGCCGCCGCGCGCCCACGTCCGTCTCGGATACCGCTTCGGGGTCGGGACCGATCCAGATCGAGATCCGTGGCCAGAAAATGACGATTCGAAGCGATCGCGACGCGACCTTCGTTCGAAACCTGGCGCGATATATCGACCATAAAGCTGAGGAGCTGCAAACGGCCGCTCCCAGTGCGCCCATAGATAAGTTGATGATGTTGGCCAGCATGAACGTGGCCGAGGAGCTCTTTGAGGCCCGAGAAGAACTGCATCGCATGCGTGTGCAGCTTAAGGAGACCACCGAGACGCTCGTTGATTTGATCACTCAGGTCGAGGAGGCCTGA
- a CDS encoding 5-formyltetrahydrofolate cyclo-ligase: protein MSPADARRLQKTRLRNELRARRRALDVPLRQHAAEALCARLMAVPHFFAARHIAAYWAHGAELSVAGALYEKVSQGAQVYLPRVNASDRLDFVDAGGLDGLQPGAFGIMEPEGPACDLSRIEIFLVPGLGFDPRGHRLGSGRAYYDRALAGVTHALLIGVGYDWQLIDEELPEEAHDRPMDIIATPKRWHVPAQASSLHTSKE, encoded by the coding sequence GTGAGCCCAGCAGACGCCCGAAGGTTGCAAAAGACGCGCTTGCGAAATGAGCTTCGCGCGCGACGTCGGGCGTTGGATGTGCCCCTGCGTCAGCACGCGGCAGAGGCTCTGTGCGCGCGCCTGATGGCGGTGCCGCACTTCTTTGCTGCGCGTCATATCGCCGCGTACTGGGCCCACGGAGCGGAGCTCAGCGTGGCCGGCGCGCTCTACGAAAAAGTCAGCCAGGGGGCTCAGGTCTATCTGCCGCGGGTCAACGCCTCCGACCGCCTCGACTTCGTCGATGCCGGCGGGCTCGACGGTCTTCAGCCGGGCGCCTTCGGCATTATGGAGCCGGAGGGGCCAGCCTGCGATCTGAGCCGTATCGAGATCTTTCTGGTGCCGGGGCTCGGCTTCGACCCGCGCGGCCATCGCCTCGGCTCGGGACGCGCGTACTACGACCGCGCTCTGGCCGGCGTCACACACGCCTTACTGATCGGTGTGGGGTACGACTGGCAGCTCATCGATGAGGAGCTGCCCGAAGAGGCCCACGACCGTCCCATGGACATCATCGCGACGCCCAAACGCTGGCACGTGCCGGCGCAGGCGTCGTCTTTACATACATCGAAGGAGTAG
- the rny gene encoding ribonuclease Y — protein sequence MELMLYLIVGGIIGVVLGTLMARTRAQAQQQELVDQRVEALKDETVESTRRRVESEVRAELTESVRAELVEKFSAEAKSEAKAAAQRIKRDADAEADKRVKDAEITSRELVLAGQKEAEAELKSRRAEQQKIEERLSNRESNLDARAERLDEREEAVKTREQQVAESEAQFSSRELELERQRGEVELVLEKVAGYSAEQARAELVARMVNQAELEANRKIKVIEEQAEEEADKRAQKIISVAVQRYAGDFVAEKCVSVVSLPSDDMKGRIIGREGRNIRALEAASGVDIIIDDTPEAVIVSGFDPVRREIARRSLDKLIADGRIHPTRIEEVVAKTDQEVAQSIKEAGEQAAFELGIHGLHPELIKMVGRLKYRTSYGQNMWSHSIEVGFLCGLMASELGVNVKMARRAGLLHDIGKALTHEQEGSHAIIGADLCRKYGEHEIVRNAVAAHHNDEPQNSVIAHLVIASDALSGARPGARREILETYVKRLEDLERISMGFKGVEKTYAIQAGREIRVMVEHGSIDDAGAFALSRDIARKIEDELTYPGQIKVTVIRETRAIDYAR from the coding sequence ATGGAGCTGATGCTCTATTTGATCGTCGGCGGGATCATCGGGGTGGTGCTTGGCACGCTCATGGCCCGTACCCGCGCCCAGGCTCAACAGCAGGAGCTCGTCGACCAGCGCGTTGAGGCGCTCAAGGACGAAACGGTCGAGAGCACGCGTCGGCGCGTCGAGAGTGAGGTGCGCGCCGAACTCACCGAGAGCGTGCGCGCCGAGCTCGTGGAGAAGTTCAGCGCCGAGGCCAAGAGCGAGGCCAAAGCCGCCGCCCAGCGCATCAAGCGCGACGCGGACGCGGAAGCCGACAAACGCGTCAAAGATGCCGAGATCACATCGCGTGAGCTTGTACTCGCGGGCCAGAAAGAGGCCGAGGCTGAGCTCAAAAGCCGCCGTGCCGAGCAGCAGAAGATCGAGGAGCGTCTGAGCAACCGCGAGTCCAACCTGGACGCCCGCGCCGAGCGCCTCGATGAGCGTGAAGAGGCTGTGAAGACCCGCGAGCAGCAGGTCGCCGAGAGCGAGGCGCAGTTCTCCTCCCGAGAGCTGGAGCTGGAGCGTCAGCGCGGCGAGGTGGAGCTCGTGTTGGAGAAAGTCGCCGGGTACAGCGCCGAGCAGGCCCGCGCCGAGCTCGTCGCCCGCATGGTCAACCAGGCTGAGCTTGAAGCGAACCGTAAGATCAAAGTCATCGAAGAGCAGGCCGAAGAAGAGGCCGACAAGCGCGCCCAGAAGATCATCAGCGTGGCCGTGCAACGCTACGCCGGCGACTTCGTCGCTGAGAAATGTGTCAGCGTGGTCAGCCTTCCCTCCGACGATATGAAGGGGCGCATCATCGGCCGGGAAGGCCGCAACATCCGCGCGCTGGAGGCGGCCAGCGGCGTCGATATCATCATCGATGACACGCCTGAGGCGGTGATTGTCAGCGGTTTTGATCCGGTTCGCCGCGAGATCGCGCGCCGCTCGCTCGATAAGCTCATCGCCGACGGCCGCATTCACCCCACCCGCATCGAAGAGGTGGTGGCGAAGACCGACCAGGAAGTTGCCCAGAGCATCAAAGAGGCCGGCGAGCAGGCCGCCTTTGAGCTGGGCATCCACGGGCTTCACCCGGAGCTCATCAAGATGGTCGGGCGGCTTAAATACCGCACGAGCTACGGCCAGAATATGTGGTCGCACTCCATCGAAGTTGGCTTTCTGTGCGGGCTGATGGCCTCGGAGCTCGGCGTGAACGTCAAGATGGCTCGGCGCGCGGGGCTTCTGCACGATATCGGTAAGGCGCTCACCCACGAGCAGGAAGGTAGCCACGCCATTATCGGCGCCGACCTCTGCCGCAAGTATGGCGAGCATGAGATCGTGCGCAACGCCGTAGCCGCCCACCACAACGATGAGCCGCAGAACTCGGTGATCGCTCACCTGGTCATCGCATCGGATGCCCTGAGCGGCGCGCGCCCCGGTGCCCGACGCGAGATCCTGGAGACCTACGTCAAACGCCTCGAAGATCTGGAGCGCATCTCCATGGGCTTTAAAGGCGTGGAGAAGACCTACGCCATTCAGGCCGGCCGCGAGATCCGTGTGATGGTCGAACACGGCAGCATCGACGATGCCGGCGCGTTCGCGCTCAGCCGCGACATCGCCCGCAAGATCGAAGACGAGCTCACCTACCCGGGGCAAATCAAGGTCACCGTCATTCGTGAGACCCGCGCCATTGACTACGCACGCTGA
- the tyrS gene encoding tyrosine--tRNA ligase gives MTQEPTEFQSDVLKELAWRGFIYQQTHEELDDELSKGPMTLYCGFDPTASSLHVGNLVGIMGLAHFYRHGHRPLALVGGATGLIGDPSGRSTERNLLDETTLQANLSSIGAQLKRVLGASRTLHREGDAKAGEPVAMVNNADWFKQWSFIDFLRDVGRHFRVNQMLAKDSVRARLEEREQGISYTEFSYMLIQAYDYLHLNQNEGCRLQIGGSDQWGNITAGVDLTRRRTGESTFGLTFPLITAADGTKIGKSLGGAVYLDGEMTSAYAFYQYWINQGDADCGRFLRLFTFLPQEEIEALEAKIEAGENRGEVQQMLAREVTTLIHGEEECEKVIRASRMLFGEKIEGLNDRDLSSIFAEVPSTEVARASLEAGELGLLDVLVNTGLQTSKGQARRLLEQGGVYINNERVDDVAKVLGEADLASESMLVLRAGKKRYHVVRFV, from the coding sequence ATGACGCAAGAACCCACTGAGTTTCAAAGCGACGTCCTCAAAGAACTCGCCTGGCGAGGATTCATCTACCAGCAGACCCACGAGGAGCTCGATGACGAGCTGAGCAAGGGGCCGATGACGCTCTATTGCGGCTTTGACCCGACGGCCTCGTCGCTGCACGTGGGCAACCTCGTGGGAATCATGGGGCTGGCGCATTTCTACCGTCACGGTCACCGCCCCCTGGCGCTGGTAGGCGGGGCGACCGGCCTGATTGGCGACCCTTCCGGGCGCAGCACCGAGCGTAATCTGCTCGATGAGACGACCCTGCAGGCCAACCTTTCGAGCATCGGCGCGCAGCTCAAACGGGTGCTGGGCGCGTCGCGCACTCTGCACCGCGAGGGCGATGCGAAGGCCGGTGAACCGGTGGCGATGGTCAATAACGCTGACTGGTTCAAGCAGTGGAGCTTCATCGACTTTTTGCGCGATGTGGGCAGGCACTTCCGCGTCAACCAGATGCTGGCCAAAGACTCGGTGCGCGCGCGCCTGGAGGAGCGGGAGCAGGGCATCAGCTACACCGAGTTCAGCTACATGCTGATTCAGGCCTACGACTACCTGCACCTCAACCAGAACGAGGGCTGCCGCCTGCAGATTGGCGGAAGCGATCAGTGGGGCAACATCACCGCCGGCGTCGACCTGACGCGCCGACGCACCGGCGAGTCGACCTTCGGGCTGACCTTCCCGCTGATCACGGCGGCCGACGGCACAAAGATCGGCAAGAGCTTAGGGGGCGCGGTCTACCTCGACGGGGAGATGACCAGCGCGTACGCCTTCTACCAGTACTGGATCAACCAGGGGGATGCGGACTGCGGGCGTTTTCTGCGCCTCTTTACCTTCCTGCCGCAGGAGGAGATCGAGGCCCTGGAGGCGAAGATCGAGGCCGGCGAGAACCGCGGTGAGGTGCAGCAGATGCTGGCCCGCGAGGTCACCACGCTGATTCACGGCGAAGAGGAGTGCGAGAAGGTCATTCGCGCAAGCCGCATGCTCTTTGGCGAGAAGATCGAGGGGCTCAACGACCGAGACTTAAGCTCGATTTTCGCCGAGGTTCCCTCCACCGAGGTGGCGCGCGCGTCCCTGGAGGCCGGCGAGCTGGGGCTCCTGGATGTGCTGGTGAATACCGGCCTTCAAACCTCCAAAGGTCAGGCACGCCGACTGCTTGAGCAGGGCGGGGTGTACATCAACAACGAGCGCGTCGACGACGTGGCCAAAGTGCTTGGTGAGGCCGATCTGGCCAGCGAGTCGATGCTGGTCCTGCGCGCCGGCAAGAAGCGCTACCATGTGGTGCGTTTTGTGTGA
- a CDS encoding methyltransferase domain-containing protein, with the protein MSETSAGEEGAWKIALALSVVLTLSVALCEPAPREAVGRFLGVVGLSALLLGWGVRGGWTWLNGGPRWRAVTVIAGGALALRLAAWMAPVSLSDDVWRYVWDGAIVAAGENPYAETPRERVRRVQGEFDGVSDEVDRAERAELERLNSPDYHTVYPPGAQAVFASATIAAGWLGGVSERWLRLVFVLADLLAVLLIARALLAMRRAVGWAALYAWHPLVVWEVGGGGHTEALAVGLMVVLVLMLGRSRPWMVGAVIGLSALAKLTFLIVSPLVGVALWRRGRFRDALIAACVAVGVVVAGYMPFWFEDLIANQRESVALYAGVFSFDAPLYYAARYLLGYREGVSDPVTHILSPALQLATMATLVAATLWQDGSRRRLASSMVVGWAGYLVFNPVLHPWYALGLLAAAALAGSWSVSLAGLALMLSYLFYDPAVGRPEEIAVMVVQSVWAAAVVGWQMGPRAITWALRRRAKTKFDAVRPYLRPGDRVLDLGAGEGFVGALVAEAGHEVVLAEVDDRNRTALPMVTYDGEFLPLDDDQFDVAIIAYTLHHARHPDQVLAEAARVARRLVILETVYERSWDRRLVTFLDHSANRLRGMAPEPLYFDRVEGWLERLQARSLKVLTWRWLGRGVHRHVIIVADRQGAQR; encoded by the coding sequence GTGAGTGAGACCAGCGCCGGCGAAGAGGGGGCCTGGAAGATCGCGCTGGCGCTAAGCGTGGTGCTCACGCTGTCGGTGGCGCTTTGCGAGCCGGCGCCGCGTGAGGCGGTCGGGCGATTTCTGGGCGTTGTGGGGCTGAGCGCGCTCCTGCTGGGGTGGGGCGTGCGGGGGGGATGGACGTGGCTGAACGGGGGGCCGCGCTGGCGCGCAGTGACGGTGATTGCAGGGGGGGCGCTGGCGCTGCGCCTGGCGGCGTGGATGGCCCCGGTGTCGCTCTCCGATGATGTGTGGCGCTACGTGTGGGACGGGGCGATCGTGGCCGCCGGCGAAAACCCCTACGCCGAGACGCCGCGCGAGCGGGTAAGGCGCGTGCAGGGGGAGTTTGACGGCGTGTCCGATGAGGTCGACCGGGCGGAAAGGGCGGAGCTTGAGCGGCTGAACAGCCCCGACTATCACACGGTGTATCCGCCCGGGGCGCAGGCGGTCTTTGCTTCTGCCACCATCGCTGCGGGCTGGCTGGGAGGTGTATCGGAGCGGTGGTTGCGTCTGGTCTTTGTGCTGGCCGATCTTCTGGCGGTGCTTCTGATCGCGCGCGCGCTCCTTGCGATGCGGCGCGCGGTGGGGTGGGCCGCCCTCTATGCCTGGCATCCGCTTGTGGTGTGGGAGGTGGGAGGCGGGGGGCATACCGAGGCGCTGGCGGTGGGGCTGATGGTGGTCCTGGTGCTGATGCTGGGCCGAAGTCGTCCCTGGATGGTCGGTGCGGTGATCGGTCTGAGCGCGCTGGCCAAACTTACCTTTCTCATCGTCAGTCCGCTGGTGGGGGTCGCGTTATGGCGGCGAGGACGCTTTCGTGATGCGCTCATCGCTGCATGTGTGGCGGTGGGTGTGGTGGTGGCGGGCTATATGCCCTTCTGGTTCGAGGATCTGATTGCGAACCAGCGAGAAAGCGTCGCGCTCTACGCGGGCGTCTTTTCTTTTGATGCGCCGCTTTACTACGCGGCGCGCTACCTTCTGGGCTACCGCGAGGGGGTGAGCGATCCGGTCACCCATATCCTCTCGCCGGCGTTGCAGCTGGCGACGATGGCGACTCTTGTGGCGGCGACACTCTGGCAAGATGGCAGCCGCCGGCGCCTGGCCTCCTCCATGGTCGTGGGCTGGGCGGGCTATCTTGTGTTTAACCCGGTGCTGCATCCCTGGTACGCGCTGGGTCTGCTGGCCGCGGCGGCGCTGGCCGGGAGCTGGTCGGTGAGTCTGGCAGGGTTGGCGCTGATGCTTTCGTACCTTTTTTATGATCCGGCGGTAGGACGCCCCGAGGAGATCGCGGTGATGGTTGTGCAGAGTGTGTGGGCGGCGGCGGTCGTGGGCTGGCAGATGGGGCCCCGGGCCATAACGTGGGCGTTGCGCCGTCGAGCGAAGACGAAGTTCGATGCGGTGAGGCCTTACCTTCGGCCCGGTGATCGGGTGCTCGATCTCGGAGCTGGCGAGGGTTTTGTGGGGGCGCTTGTGGCTGAGGCGGGCCATGAGGTCGTGCTGGCGGAGGTCGACGACCGCAATCGCACCGCGCTTCCCATGGTCACCTACGACGGGGAGTTCCTGCCGCTCGACGACGATCAGTTCGATGTGGCGATCATCGCCTATACGCTTCATCACGCGCGGCACCCCGATCAGGTGCTGGCCGAGGCGGCGCGCGTGGCCCGGCGTCTGGTGATTCTGGAGACGGTCTATGAAAGGAGCTGGGATCGGCGCCTGGTGACCTTTCTTGATCACAGCGCGAACCGCCTGCGGGGAATGGCCCCCGAGCCCCTCTATTTTGACCGAGTGGAGGGCTGGCTGGAGCGTCTTCAGGCCCGCAGTCTCAAGGTGCTCACCTGGAGGTGGCTGGGGCGCGGGGTGCATCGCCACGTGATCATCGTGGCGGATCGCCAGGGCGCACAACGCTGA
- the queD gene encoding 6-carboxytetrahydropterin synthase QueD gives MIVELVKEFRFEAAHRLPHVPEGHKCQRLHGHSYRVTVTVRGEVDPEMGWLLDYGDIKAAVKPLIVEQLDHYYLNEIEGLENPTSEVLAGWMWERIKPVLPQLHSLQIHETCESSCIYRGE, from the coding sequence ATGATCGTCGAGCTGGTTAAAGAGTTTCGTTTTGAGGCTGCCCACCGCCTCCCCCATGTGCCCGAAGGGCATAAGTGCCAGCGTCTGCATGGCCACTCGTACCGCGTCACCGTGACGGTGCGCGGGGAGGTCGACCCCGAGATGGGCTGGCTTCTGGACTATGGCGATATCAAGGCGGCCGTAAAGCCGCTGATCGTCGAACAACTCGATCACTATTACCTCAACGAGATCGAAGGTCTCGAGAACCCCACCTCCGAGGTGCTCGCCGGATGGATGTGGGAGCGTATCAAGCCTGTGCTTCCCCAGCTGCACAGCCTGCAGATCCACGAGACCTGCGAGTCGAGCTGCATCTACCGCGGGGAGTAA
- a CDS encoding bifunctional homocysteine S-methyltransferase/methylenetetrahydrofolate reductase yields MQSPFLKALAAGPIVFDGAIGTQLYERGIYINKSFDDANLSRPDLVAAVHAEYVSAGAEVITTNTFSSNRIKLKRHGLEERAAEIALAGARIAREVAGDLALVAGSVGPTGRTPTMLTERELDEMRQAFREQIAALAEGGVDVIVLETFRQLAEIRMALEAAREVCDLPVIAQMSFDGERRTGDGADPERVAMLLADWGADVVGANCMEGPHVLYDVVVDMLSCGLPVIAQPNAGYPRKVDERLVYMATPEYFGVYARRFFKAGVRLVGGCCGTGPDHIRQVAAAARMLGGGRASVEVSTARMPRKEVEPECVQSQKAPTRLAEKIEAAHRSRAVGEPVSRENFVVSVEVNPPSGLRADRAIEAARMLVEGGVDVINIADGPRASVRMANWALGRMLQESLDIEVILHLCGRDRNLLGLQSDVLAFEALDLRNLVVITGDPPKVGDYPHATAVFDLDSVGILRMIDNFNHGVDPAGKPVGDATAFYCACGAEPAAADYERELRRLELKKAAGARFVMTQPVYDPAVLDRFLADIEHLDLPVLVGLLPLASARNAEFLHNEVPGMAVPLEVRERMRAAGTGQAARAEGVRIAQETLEAVGSRVAGAYIMPPFGRYEAALEILSCLPGYATT; encoded by the coding sequence ATGCAATCACCCTTTTTAAAGGCGCTCGCTGCCGGTCCCATCGTCTTTGACGGTGCAATCGGCACACAACTCTACGAACGCGGTATCTACATCAATAAATCCTTTGATGATGCGAACCTCTCGCGGCCGGACCTTGTGGCAGCGGTTCATGCCGAATACGTGAGCGCCGGCGCCGAGGTGATCACGACCAACACCTTCTCTTCGAATCGCATCAAACTCAAACGCCACGGGCTGGAGGAGCGCGCCGCCGAGATCGCCCTGGCCGGAGCGCGGATCGCACGGGAGGTCGCCGGCGATCTGGCGCTTGTGGCCGGGTCGGTGGGGCCGACCGGACGCACCCCGACGATGCTCACCGAGCGCGAACTCGACGAGATGCGCCAGGCCTTTCGCGAGCAGATCGCAGCGTTGGCCGAGGGCGGCGTCGATGTGATCGTGCTGGAGACCTTTCGCCAGCTCGCCGAAATTCGCATGGCGCTGGAGGCGGCGCGCGAGGTCTGCGATCTGCCGGTGATCGCACAGATGAGCTTTGACGGGGAGCGTCGCACTGGCGACGGGGCAGACCCCGAGCGGGTGGCGATGCTGCTGGCCGACTGGGGGGCCGATGTGGTGGGCGCCAACTGCATGGAAGGGCCGCACGTGCTCTACGACGTGGTCGTGGACATGCTCAGCTGCGGTCTTCCGGTGATCGCCCAGCCCAACGCCGGGTATCCTCGAAAGGTGGATGAGCGCCTCGTCTATATGGCGACGCCCGAATATTTCGGTGTGTACGCGCGCCGCTTCTTTAAGGCCGGGGTGCGCCTGGTAGGCGGGTGCTGCGGCACCGGCCCGGATCACATTCGTCAGGTTGCGGCGGCAGCGCGCATGCTCGGCGGAGGGCGCGCCAGCGTGGAGGTCAGCACCGCACGCATGCCCCGGAAGGAGGTCGAGCCGGAATGTGTGCAGAGTCAGAAGGCGCCCACTCGTCTGGCCGAGAAGATCGAGGCAGCGCATCGCTCGCGAGCCGTCGGGGAGCCTGTGAGTCGCGAGAACTTCGTGGTGAGCGTGGAGGTCAACCCGCCCTCCGGGCTGCGCGCCGATCGCGCCATTGAGGCTGCACGCATGCTCGTCGAGGGCGGGGTGGATGTTATCAACATCGCCGATGGTCCGCGCGCCTCGGTGCGTATGGCGAACTGGGCGCTGGGGCGGATGCTTCAGGAGTCACTCGATATCGAGGTGATCTTGCATCTGTGCGGCCGCGACCGAAACCTGCTCGGATTGCAGTCAGATGTGCTGGCCTTTGAGGCGCTGGATCTTCGCAACCTGGTGGTGATCACAGGCGATCCTCCCAAGGTAGGCGACTACCCGCACGCCACGGCGGTCTTCGATCTGGATAGCGTGGGGATCTTGCGCATGATCGACAACTTCAACCATGGGGTCGATCCGGCCGGAAAGCCGGTGGGGGATGCCACCGCGTTTTATTGTGCGTGTGGGGCCGAACCGGCCGCCGCCGACTACGAGCGGGAGCTGCGCCGCCTGGAGTTGAAGAAGGCTGCCGGAGCACGTTTTGTGATGACCCAGCCTGTCTATGATCCGGCGGTGCTCGATCGTTTTCTGGCCGACATTGAGCACCTGGATCTTCCGGTGCTGGTGGGGCTTTTGCCCCTGGCGAGCGCGCGAAACGCGGAGTTTCTGCATAACGAGGTGCCCGGGATGGCCGTGCCCCTGGAGGTGCGCGAGCGTATGCGCGCCGCCGGCACCGGGCAGGCCGCGCGCGCCGAAGGCGTTCGCATCGCCCAGGAGACGCTGGAGGCGGTGGGCTCGCGGGTGGCCGGAGCTTATATCATGCCACCTTTCGGCCGTTATGAGGCCGCCCTTGAGATCTTGAGTTGTCTTCCCGGCTACGCCACAACCTGA